One window of Bacteroidota bacterium genomic DNA carries:
- a CDS encoding MFS transporter, translating to MSIEKGNKKIINAWCWYDWANSVYPLVITTAVFPIYFGAVTKTGDVSYIEFLGRQVVNSEFYSYLVSLSFLMVAMISPILSGIADYAGRKRLFMQIFSSIGALASISLFFFTGRENLWIGVVGSIMASIGFAGSLVFYNAFLPEIVEEKRMDRVSARGFTMGYIGSSILLILCFVVIMMPNTFGIPNLPNGDPNTGLATRFSFMMAGLWWLGFAQIAFAGLPARTHTRPVDSKRLLTHGYKELLNVVRQLRQPAQRKLVFFLAGFFFCALGYMTVIYLATLFGEKEIGMSASELMITVLIIQFVAIGGSYLFAAISGRIGNIPAIMISASIWALVCCSTFFVTDKVGFYVVAFFVGTVMGGIQALARSTYAKLLPETDDHASYYSFYELTEKVATATGTFSYGVIINLTGTMRNASLFLGCMFVVGVGFLFLAHRAYKAVPAKAVG from the coding sequence ATGAGCATAGAAAAGGGCAACAAGAAGATCATCAATGCTTGGTGTTGGTACGACTGGGCCAACTCCGTTTATCCATTGGTGATCACCACGGCGGTGTTCCCGATCTACTTTGGCGCAGTGACCAAAACCGGTGACGTGAGCTATATCGAGTTCCTCGGCCGCCAAGTCGTCAATAGTGAGTTTTATAGCTACCTGGTCTCCCTTTCCTTCCTGATGGTGGCGATGATTTCCCCGATATTGTCAGGGATTGCGGACTATGCGGGCAGGAAAAGGCTCTTCATGCAGATATTTTCCAGCATCGGGGCACTCGCATCCATCTCCCTGTTTTTCTTTACCGGCAGGGAAAATCTTTGGATTGGCGTCGTCGGGTCGATCATGGCAAGTATCGGATTCGCAGGCAGCCTCGTTTTTTACAATGCATTCCTGCCTGAAATCGTCGAAGAAAAGCGAATGGACCGCGTGAGCGCACGCGGTTTCACGATGGGTTATATCGGCTCGTCAATTCTGCTCATCCTTTGTTTCGTCGTGATCATGATGCCCAATACCTTTGGCATCCCCAATCTTCCCAATGGTGACCCCAATACGGGCTTGGCCACGCGTTTCAGCTTCATGATGGCCGGACTTTGGTGGTTAGGCTTCGCACAAATCGCCTTTGCAGGGTTGCCTGCACGCACCCATACCCGTCCGGTCGACTCCAAGCGCCTGCTCACGCATGGCTACAAAGAGCTTTTGAACGTGGTGCGCCAATTGCGGCAGCCCGCGCAACGCAAGCTGGTATTTTTCTTGGCCGGATTTTTCTTCTGTGCGCTGGGGTACATGACTGTGATCTATTTAGCGACCCTTTTTGGAGAAAAGGAAATCGGCATGTCGGCAAGTGAGCTGATGATCACTGTGTTGATCATTCAATTTGTAGCCATTGGTGGAAGCTACCTGTTTGCGGCCATTTCGGGTCGAATCGGGAATATTCCAGCCATCATGATCTCTGCCTCGATTTGGGCCTTGGTTTGCTGCTCCACCTTTTTTGTCACCGACAAGGTCGGCTTCTACGTGGTTGCATTTTTTGTCGGCACGGTCATGGGTGGTATTCAGGCGCTTGCGAGAAGCACCTATGCCAAACTTCTGCCTGAAACCGATGACCACGCCTCCTATTACAGCTTTTATGAATTGACGGAAAAGGTTGCCACGGCGACCGGAACATTCTCCTACGGTGTCATCATCAACCTCACCGGCACCATGCGCAATGCATCGCTGTTTCTTGGATGCATGTTCGTCGTAGGCGTCGGATTCCTGTTTTTGGCGCACCGCGCCTACAAGGCAGTTCCAGCAAAAGCCGTTGGCTGA
- a CDS encoding HRDC domain-containing protein, with protein sequence MKSAVGTAEQMPPVSKEENLKVLTTQILKTMILLGKPFGQNYLINVMTGNPETNYRDLSHTKLETFGAVPRYMANRLACVIHYLVDAGLVETNVPACNVLKPTDAGKAWLDDPQDLMANSGRMNFTGLEIYLRNALRAHRNETSKITGTDSWAIFTDYTMDRIVLGKPLSLEYLLRIPGFSTAKCEKFGPGIIRVVQNVIENYDEFRRQTLVQQAKGPGYQTVKKMFADNFTLPEIARVATLKVDTVVRYLCDLHEIGQVDMVPWIEKNISSKSLFKGVEYFNRVQAPTLKEAYSTLGLDYNTLRFAWLYKRDTDARKEEARLSA encoded by the coding sequence ATGAAAAGTGCAGTAGGAACAGCGGAACAAATGCCGCCGGTGAGCAAGGAAGAAAACCTGAAAGTGCTGACCACACAAATTCTGAAGACGATGATTTTGCTGGGCAAACCCTTCGGCCAAAACTACCTGATCAATGTGATGACCGGCAATCCGGAAACCAATTACCGTGATTTGAGCCATACCAAGCTCGAGACCTTCGGGGCTGTGCCACGGTATATGGCCAACCGCCTCGCTTGTGTGATCCACTATTTGGTCGATGCCGGACTGGTGGAGACAAACGTCCCGGCCTGCAATGTCCTCAAACCGACCGATGCTGGCAAAGCCTGGCTCGACGATCCGCAAGACCTGATGGCCAACTCAGGTCGCATGAACTTCACCGGCTTGGAAATCTACCTCCGCAATGCGCTCCGTGCCCACCGCAATGAAACTTCAAAAATCACTGGGACAGATTCCTGGGCGATATTCACCGATTATACCATGGACCGCATTGTTTTGGGCAAACCCTTGAGCCTTGAATATCTGCTGCGAATCCCGGGATTTTCCACTGCCAAATGCGAAAAATTTGGCCCGGGAATCATCCGTGTGGTGCAAAATGTGATTGAAAACTACGATGAATTCCGTCGGCAGACTTTGGTGCAGCAAGCCAAAGGACCTGGTTACCAGACGGTAAAGAAGATGTTTGCCGACAATTTCACATTGCCCGAGATTGCCCGGGTGGCTACGCTGAAGGTCGATACGGTGGTACGTTACCTCTGCGACCTCCACGAAATCGGTCAGGTGGACATGGTGCCCTGGATCGAAAAAAACATCAGCAGCAAATCCCTTTTCAAAGGCGTCGAATACTTCAACCGCGTCCAAGCTCCGACCTTGAAAGAAGCCTATTCGACGCTGGGCTTGGACTACAATACCCTTCGTTTTGCCTGGTTGTACAAGCGTGACACCGATGCACGGAAGGAAGAAGCGCGCTTGAGCGCTTGA
- the serS gene encoding serine--tRNA ligase, producing the protein MLEIRKIRENKEPFITGLKARNFPDAEQVIQRLLDIDQSRRDVMLQAETLRAEAKKASAAVSELMKAGQSEAAEKTKAISSAAKSQIAALEQRLKEEDDEQTKLLLTLPNTPHPTVPFGKSADDNVVVSLHGSVPDLGPWARPHWEILDDLDIVDFALGAKITGAGFPVYKGQGAAFLRALKTFFLDEAIAVGYMEVVPPLLVNEDSGYGTGQIPDKEGQMYYVPEDKLYLIPTAEVPVTNLYRDVIVDAGDLPIKNCAYSQCFRREAGAYGSHVRGLNRLHQFDKVEIVELSHPDTSYERHEAMLEHARGLLDKLGLHHRVLLLCSGDMGFASAKTYDLEVWSGAQQRWLEVSSVSCFETFQSNRLKLRFKDGNKNTLCHTLNGSALAFPRIMAAILENFQNEDGTVTLPKVLQKYTGFEKLTKA; encoded by the coding sequence ATGCTGGAAATACGCAAGATCAGAGAAAATAAAGAGCCATTTATCACGGGGCTCAAAGCGAGGAACTTTCCCGATGCAGAACAGGTGATTCAGCGCCTGCTGGACATCGACCAAAGCCGCCGCGATGTGATGCTGCAAGCGGAAACGTTGCGTGCCGAAGCCAAAAAGGCTTCTGCCGCCGTGAGCGAATTGATGAAAGCTGGTCAGTCGGAAGCGGCCGAAAAGACCAAAGCCATCTCCTCCGCAGCCAAATCGCAGATTGCTGCGCTGGAACAAAGGCTCAAGGAGGAGGACGACGAGCAAACCAAACTGTTGCTCACCCTTCCCAATACACCGCATCCCACGGTGCCATTTGGCAAAAGTGCCGACGACAATGTCGTGGTTTCGCTGCATGGCAGCGTTCCCGACCTGGGCCCTTGGGCACGTCCGCACTGGGAAATTCTCGACGACCTCGACATCGTGGACTTTGCCCTTGGCGCAAAAATCACCGGCGCAGGATTTCCTGTATATAAAGGACAAGGTGCCGCCTTTTTGCGTGCGCTGAAGACCTTCTTCTTGGACGAAGCCATTGCAGTGGGCTATATGGAAGTGGTGCCGCCACTTTTGGTCAATGAAGATTCCGGCTATGGTACAGGCCAAATCCCGGACAAAGAAGGGCAAATGTACTATGTGCCCGAGGACAAGCTTTATCTGATCCCGACAGCTGAGGTACCTGTCACCAACCTCTACCGTGACGTGATCGTGGATGCAGGGGACTTGCCGATCAAAAATTGCGCGTATTCGCAGTGTTTCCGTCGTGAGGCGGGCGCTTATGGCTCACATGTGCGCGGGCTGAACCGCTTGCATCAATTTGACAAGGTCGAAATCGTAGAGCTTTCGCACCCTGACACATCTTATGAGCGTCACGAAGCGATGTTGGAACATGCCCGCGGCTTGCTTGACAAGTTGGGCTTGCACCACAGGGTATTGCTGCTTTGCAGCGGCGATATGGGTTTTGCCTCCGCAAAAACCTATGATCTGGAAGTTTGGAGCGGTGCGCAGCAGCGCTGGCTCGAGGTGAGCTCCGTGTCTTGTTTCGAGACATTTCAAAGCAACCGCCTCAAGCTGCGTTTCAAAGACGGCAACAAAAACACCCTTTGCCATACCTTGAATGGCTCAGCATTGGCATTCCCGCGGATCATGGCCGCAATTTTGGAGAATTTCCAGAATGAAGACGGCACGGTGACTTTGCCAAAAGTGCTGCAGAAATACACTGGATTTGAGAAGCTGACAAAAGCATAA